A genomic stretch from Actinomycetota bacterium includes:
- a CDS encoding amidase (catalyzes the hydrolysis of a monocarboxylic acid amid to form a monocarboxylate and ammonia) — translation MSDPSVDTADYGFATATELLADLQAGALSSVELTEALIVRIQELDDTADGLKSVLAINPDALAQAQYADANPSTKPLHGLPVLVKDNIEAVGLPATAGSLALAGRTVVADAPLVKNLRDAGAIILGSTNLSEWANIRSFKSTSGWSAVNGVTANPWKYQHNAGGSSSGSGAAIAAGLAPLAVGTETDGSIVCPSSLNGVVGIKPTVGLVSREGVIPVAGSMDSPGPMGRNVPDIALMLEVMAGVRNLVQLCDDESPLRIGVVDQWRTGEEETNAVLEQALNAISAAGIELVHVKVAPHTEQVGEAELTILLSELKEDLTNYLIGRSGAGVQSLADVVQFNLDNADTELAHFDQSLFELALATGGRDEKYRSAKEVALNWAVEQVLAPAISDCDVLIGASYGPAWKSTLGAGDDYDGASPITCAPALAGWPIGCLPMGFVDGLPVGLGVVARPRNEAGLVRAMGQLERVLGFSDLRPSFIR, via the coding sequence ATGAGTGACCCAAGTGTTGATACTGCAGATTATGGATTTGCTACCGCTACCGAACTCCTTGCTGATTTGCAGGCGGGTGCCCTATCCAGTGTTGAACTAACTGAGGCACTCATTGTTCGAATCCAAGAGTTAGACGACACTGCTGATGGCCTCAAATCAGTGCTCGCAATTAATCCTGATGCTCTTGCGCAGGCGCAGTATGCGGATGCAAATCCCAGCACAAAGCCACTACATGGTCTGCCGGTTTTAGTAAAAGACAACATTGAAGCGGTTGGCTTGCCAGCAACAGCGGGCTCGCTGGCACTGGCTGGTCGAACAGTTGTTGCTGATGCCCCATTAGTTAAAAACCTTCGTGATGCCGGCGCCATCATCCTTGGGTCTACAAATCTTTCTGAATGGGCCAACATCCGCTCGTTCAAATCAACTAGTGGTTGGTCCGCCGTCAATGGCGTTACTGCCAATCCATGGAAATACCAACACAATGCGGGTGGATCATCATCCGGTTCTGGCGCTGCAATTGCGGCGGGGCTTGCACCACTTGCCGTGGGTACCGAAACTGATGGCTCGATAGTTTGTCCATCTTCGCTCAACGGGGTAGTTGGCATCAAGCCAACGGTTGGCTTGGTATCTCGAGAAGGAGTAATCCCAGTTGCTGGCTCCATGGATTCGCCGGGTCCAATGGGTAGGAATGTGCCAGACATCGCACTCATGCTTGAAGTAATGGCTGGCGTGCGCAACCTTGTTCAGCTTTGTGATGACGAATCTCCACTTCGTATTGGCGTTGTAGACCAATGGCGCACGGGCGAAGAAGAAACCAATGCGGTTTTAGAGCAGGCCCTTAACGCAATCTCGGCGGCCGGCATCGAGTTGGTGCACGTCAAGGTAGCGCCACATACCGAACAAGTTGGCGAAGCAGAACTCACAATTTTGCTCAGCGAACTAAAGGAAGACTTAACCAACTACCTAATTGGTCGTTCCGGTGCTGGGGTACAGTCACTTGCTGATGTTGTGCAATTCAATCTGGATAACGCCGATACCGAGTTGGCACATTTTGATCAGTCGTTATTTGAGTTGGCATTGGCTACTGGCGGTAGGGATGAGAAGTATCGTTCAGCTAAAGAAGTCGCTCTGAATTGGGCAGTTGAACAAGTGCTTGCTCCTGCAATCAGTGATTGTGATGTATTAATCGGCGCTTCCTATGGGCCAGCTTGGAAAAGCACACTAGGTGCGGGCGATGACTATGATGGTGCCAGTCCAATTACCTGTGCTCCAGCTTTGGCCGGTTGGCCAATTGGCTGCTTGCCTATGGGTTTTGTGGATGGACTGCCAGTAGGTCTCGGTGTCGTCGCCCGTCCGCGTAATGAGGCGGGACTGGTTCGAGCAATGGGTCAATTGGAGCGAGTTCTCGGTTTCTCTGACCTGCGACCGTCGTTTATTCGCTAA